The Styela clava chromosome 2, kaStyClav1.hap1.2, whole genome shotgun sequence genome contains a region encoding:
- the LOC120336585 gene encoding uncharacterized protein LOC120336585: protein MTFTSNQTPKERGLIRVHSLLPGTGILPGFSWYGFNPDSDQTCWIGYTSDICLNETKKLKCETRKWLSNVNGSMVIFECKPSKLQFKLSYEYIDCKTGKSSRTSPTTTSPGKTSQSPVITSSITQENKHKNHTDQSEDSSSRSTTSLQTVHQSPRTSAPTTNKGENTSDQSESSSSVKTTPQQSLGSTSAMLPQASIQVSTISASTQQQNAESTELKAKLVSISLMTIAIVSGSIVAVIVIAGVIGVWIYRKRRLQHREESIPVHYRKRPLATPPPVYEEIGISRGPIQQTEPSGDHKDDYRRPSSEAKMGSQINKYLTAMYSRENRQEGNVNDGYENTSFITEPEFTAPVDTPPNGYLEPMTHTSLSRHEVVYEVTYVDGDFTDPDYIYPEIVPSRRIQ from the exons ATGACTTTTACGTCAAACCAAACCCCAAAAGAAAGAGGCCTGATAAGGGTTCATAGTTTGCTCCCCGGAACTGGAATAT TACCTGGTTTTTCCTGGTATGGCTTCAACCCAGACTCTGATCAAACATGTTGGATCGGTTATACCTCCGATATCTGCTTGAACGAAACAAAGAAGCTTAAATGCGAAACTAGAAAATGGTTGTCCAATGTAAATGGTTCAATGGTCATATTTGAATGCAAACCTTCCAAATTACAATTCAAACTGTCCTATGAATACATTGACTGTAAAACAG GAAAGAGTAGTCGTACCTCTCCAACCACTACATCCCCGGGTAAAACCAGCCAATCACCAGTAATTACTTCATCAATCACACAggaaaacaaacataaaaaccACACCGACCAGTCAGAAGATTCATCATCTCGGAGTACCACGTCGTTGCAAACAGTACACCAATCACCAAGAACTTCTGCACCAACTACCAATAAAGGTGAAAACACCAGCGATCAATCAGAATCTTCTTCTTCCGTGAAAACTACTCCTCAACAATCACTTGGTTCAACTTCTGCTATGCTTCCACAAGCAAGTATTCAAGTGTCTACGATTTCTGCGTCAACTCAACAGCAGAATGCTGAGTCTACTGAATTGAAAGCTAAACTTGTTTCTATCTCTCTTATGACAATTGCAATAGTCTCTGGAAGCATAGTAGCAGTTATAGTGATAGCAGGAGTAATTGGAGTCTGGATCTATAGGAAAAGAAG ACTTCAACATCGAGAAGAAAGCATTCCAGTGCATTATCGGAAACGTCCGTTAGCCACACCTCCCCCGGTGTACGAAGAGATAGGCATTTCCCGGGGACCGATACAACAAACCGAACCATCTGGCGATCATAAGGATGATTATCGCAGACCATCTTCTGAAGCTAAAATGGGGTCACAAATCAATAAATATCTTACAGCGATGTACTCAAGAGAAAATCGCCAAGAAGGCAATGTCAACGATGGATATGAAAATACTAGTTTTATTACAGAACCAGAATTTACTGCTCCAGTTGACACTCCACCTAATGGATATCTGGAACCAATGACGCACACGAGCCTTTCGCGCCATGAGGTTGTATACGAAGTTACATATGTCGATGGAGATTTTACTGATCCAGATTATATTTATCCAGAAATAGTCCCATCACGCAGAATCCAATAA